In Vibrio fluvialis, the DNA window GCTGATTACACAGGCAAAGTATTCGTCGTCCAACGGACGGTCAATCGCGATTACTGGCGTACCAGAGTTTTGCATTTTGAGGTAAAACTCGCTGGCATTTGGCATGGTGCTGGCGACAAACAGTGCGTCAATGCGGCGCGAAACCAGCGCATCCGCCACACTCATTTCGGTTTCCGGATCATCGTCTGAGCAGGCAATCAGAATCTGATATCCAGCCTGCCTTGAATTTTGCTCCAACAGTTTTGCGAGCCTGGCATAACTGGTGTTTTCCAGATCAGGAATAATCAGGCCGAATGAACGGCTGTTACCAGCTCGCAACGCCGAAGCGGCGTGGTCTGGTCGGTAGTTGTGAGCTTCGACTACCGCCATCACTTTTTGTTGTGTCTTCTCACTGATCCGATACTTATGTGCCTTTCCATTGATCACATAACTTGCGGTTGTCTTGGAAACACCCGCCAATTTGGCGATTTCATCTAGTGTCATATCCACTACTCGTGTTCTGTGCGTCGGATCATAGAAATAACCTTTCGATCCTTGATGATGTTGAATTATACGCTGAATCGATTCAGTATTGAAGCTGAAAGGATTCAGCAAAATCTCAAATTGATAGCGATGTCGAGTTTTTGGAGCTTAGCGCTTTTTTAAACTAAACATATAACAGCAAATGATTTCGCCAATTGGTGGTTTTGCTGAATTTTTTGAACTAAATGCTGAAACGATTCAGCTAAAATTATAAAGCAGGGTAACACCTGACGCCGCAATTGCCATGCGGTGACAACAAAACGCCATATCGATGGCGGAAAGGGGCCAAACATGCTGCAACTCACTACTAAAGACATTCAACTGGCGCAAGCACAGTCAAACAAGTTGGATGCAATCCGTTCTATCGCCGCTGATCTTGCTAACAAAGGGTTAGTCGATCAGGGCTACGTGGAAGGTATGCTGAACCGCGAAGCACAGAACTCAACGTTTCTGGGCAACGGTATTGCCATTCCTCACGGCACCACTGATACCCGTGATCTGGTAAAAGAAACCGGCGTTGCGGTTCACCACTTCCCTGCTGGCGTTGACTGGGGCGACGGTAACACCGTTTACGTGGCTATCGGTATCGCTGCAAAATCTGACGAACACTTAGGCATCCTGAAACAGCTGACTAAAGTGCTGTCTGCTGACGGTGTAGAAGAGAAACTGAAACAAGCGAAAGCCGCAAACGACATCATCGCGTTACTGAACGGCGACGTTCAGTTTGAAGCCGACTTCGACGCCTCTCTGATTCAACTGCTGTTCCCGGCAAGCGACATGGTACAGATGAGCGCAGTGGCTGGCGGCCTGCTGAAAAACACTGGCTGCGCAGAAGCGGAATTCGTCGCGGATTTGGTCACTAAAAAGCCAACGCACCTAGGTAAAGGTTTGTGGCTGGTGAGCAGCGACAAAGCGGTAAAACGCACTGGCATGTCATTTGTTTCGACAGCCAATGCGTGTGAATACGAAGGTGTGGCTGTTAAAGCGCTGATTGCGTTTGCTGCATGCAACAGTGCTCATCAAGCCTTCCTGAGCAAAATCTCAGACATCGTCTTTAACCAACAGCAAGAAAAACTGCTGAACACCTCTGCGGAAGCTCTGGTTTCCCTGTTCACTCAAGAAGAACAAGAGTCTCCTGCTGCTGGCGAAGGTAATGTTGCAATCTTCAAGATCAAAAACTCACACGGCCTGCACGCCCGCCCTGGCGCGATGCTGGTTGCGGAAGCGAAGAAATTCGAG includes these proteins:
- the fruB gene encoding fused PTS fructose transporter subunit IIA/HPr protein — translated: MLQLTTKDIQLAQAQSNKLDAIRSIAADLANKGLVDQGYVEGMLNREAQNSTFLGNGIAIPHGTTDTRDLVKETGVAVHHFPAGVDWGDGNTVYVAIGIAAKSDEHLGILKQLTKVLSADGVEEKLKQAKAANDIIALLNGDVQFEADFDASLIQLLFPASDMVQMSAVAGGLLKNTGCAEAEFVADLVTKKPTHLGKGLWLVSSDKAVKRTGMSFVSTANACEYEGVAVKALIAFAACNSAHQAFLSKISDIVFNQQQEKLLNTSAEALVSLFTQEEQESPAAGEGNVAIFKIKNSHGLHARPGAMLVAEAKKFESNIKVANLDGDGKIVNAKSLMKVIALGVKHGHQLQFTAEGPDAAQALESIGAAINAGLGEG